A single genomic interval of Musa acuminata AAA Group cultivar baxijiao chromosome BXJ3-4, Cavendish_Baxijiao_AAA, whole genome shotgun sequence harbors:
- the LOC135636362 gene encoding U-box domain-containing protein 16-like, with protein sequence MTASFLVEELATAPSTEAAHRLVHELRLLAKHGSDNRALVAEAGAIPLLLPLLRSADAGLQVNAVTALLNLSILEANKRRIMHADGAVDGVVHVLAEGTTWRAKENAAATVLSLCSVHSYRRRLARHPRMVEVLVQMARDGPASAKKDAMAAILSLAGDRENTGRLVEGGVVAAALETAGEPEVAEEASAVLAAVARRGGAEAVAEAEGAVARLVGVLRRGSDWARESAAAALVAVCRRTGASIVAELAAVPGIEWVIWELMGAGTERARRKAAALSRICRRWAAAVEAERTARFSAMSVTAASTTVA encoded by the coding sequence atgacGGCGTCCTTCCTCGTGGAGGAGCTCGCGACAGCACCTTCGACGGAGGCCGCACACCGGCTCGTCCACGAGCTGCGGCTACTGGCCAAGCACGGGTCCGACAACCGCGCCTTAGTGGCGGAGGCCGGCGCAATCCCCCTGCTCCTCCCGCTGCTCCGGTCAGCCGACGCTGGGCTACAGGTCAACGCCGTGACCGCGCTGCTCAATCTGTCGATCTTGGAGGCCAACAAACGGCGTATCATGCACGCGGACGGCGCCGTCGACGGCGTCGTCCACGTCCTAGCAGAGGGCACCACGTGGCGAGCAAAGGAGAACGCCGCCGCCACCGTGCTCAGTCTCTGCTCCGTCCACTCCTACCGTCGGCGGCTCGCGCGGCACCCCCGCATGGTGGAGGTGCTGGTGCAGATGGCGCGCGATGGCCCCGCCAGCGCGAAGAAGGACGCCATGGCCGCCATCCTGAGCCTTGCCGGGGACCGAGAGAATACCGGGCGCCTGGTGGAGGGCGGGGTAGTGGCAGCAGCGCTGGAGACCGCGGGAGAACCCGAGGTCGCGGAGGAGGCGTCAGCGGTGCTGGCGGCGGTGGCGAGGAGGGGCGGGGCGGAAGCCGTGGCGGAGGCGGAGGGGGCGGTGGCCCGGTTGGTCGGGGTGCTTCGGCGGGGTTCGGACTGGGCGAGGGAGAGCGCGGCGGCGGCGCTGGTGGCGGTGTGCCGACGAACGGGGGCGTCGATAGTGGCAGAGCTGGCGGCGGTGCCGGGGATCGAGTGGGTGATCTGGGAACTGATGGGGGCGGGGACGGAACGGGCGAGGCGGAAGGCGGCGGCGCTGAGTCGAATCTGCCGGCGGTGGGCGGCTGCAGTCGAGGCGGAACGCACGGCCAGGTTCTCTGCTATGAGCGTCACAGCGGCCTCCACTACGGTCGCATAA